One Saimiri boliviensis isolate mSaiBol1 chromosome 5, mSaiBol1.pri, whole genome shotgun sequence genomic window carries:
- the CDK5R2 gene encoding cyclin-dependent kinase 5 activator 2, with product MGTVLSLSPASSAKGRRPGGLPEEKKKVPPSGDEALGGYGAPPVGKGSKGESRLKRPSVLISALTWKRLVAASAKKKKGGKKVTPKPASTGPDPLVQQRNRENLLRKGRDPPDGGGTAKPLAVPVPTVPAAAATCEPPSGGSAAAQPPGSGGGKPPPPPPPAPQAAPPVPGGSPRRVIVQASTGELLRCLGDFVCRRCYRLKELSPGELVGWFRGVDRSLLLQGWQDQAFITPANLVFVYLLCRESLRGDELASAAELQAAFLTCLYLAYSYMGNEISYPLKPFLVEPDKERFWQRCLRLIQRLSPQMLRLNADPHFFTQVFQDLKNEGEAAASGGGPASGGAPAASSAARDSCAAGAKHWTMNLDR from the coding sequence ATGGGCACGGTGCTCTCTCTATCCCCTGCCTCCTCGGCCAAAGGCCGGAGGCCCGGCGGGCTGCCCGAGGAAAAGAAGAAGGTGCCGCCCTCGGGGGACGAGGCGCTGGGGGGCTACGGGGCGCCGCCAGTGGGCAAGGGCAGCAAAGGCGAGAGCCGACTCAAGCGGCCGTCCGTGCTCATCTCGGCGCTCACCTGGAAGCGCCTGGTGGCCGCGTCcgccaagaagaagaaaggcgGCAAGAAGGTGACACCCAAGCCGGCATCCACGGGCCCCGACCCCCTTGTCCAGCAACGCAACCGCGAGAACCTTCTCCGCAAAGGCCGGGATCCCCCCGACGGCGGAGGCACCGCCAAGCCGCTGGCGGTGCCAGTGCCCACTGTGCCCGCGGCCGCCGCCACCTGCGAGCCACCGTCGGGGGGCAGCGCGGCCGCTCAGCCGCCGGGCTCCGGCGGCGGAAAgcctccgccgccgcctcccCCGGCCCCGCAGGCGGCGCCGCCGGTGCCTGGCGGCTCGCCTCGGCGGGTCATCGTGCAGGCGTCCACCGGCGAGCTGCTGCGCTGTCTGGGCGACTTCGTGTGCCGACGCTGCTACCGCCTCAAGGAGCTGAGCCCCGGCGAGCTGGTGGGCTGGTTCCGCGGTGTGGACCGCTCGCTGCTGCTGCAGGGCTGGCAAGACCAGGCCTTCATTACGCCCGCCAACCTGGTGTTCGTGTACCTGCTGTGCCGCGAGTCGCTGCGTGGGGACGAGCTGGCGTCGGCCGCGGAGCTGCAGGCCGCCTTCCTCACCTGCCTCTACCTCGCCTACTCCTACATGGGCAACGAGATCTCCTACCCACTCAAGCCCTTCCTCGTGGAGCCCGACAAGGAGCGATTCTGGCAGCGCTGCCTGCGTCTCATCCAGCGGCTCAGCCCGCAGATGCTGCGGCTCAACGCCGACCCCCACTTCTTCACGCAGGTCTTTCAAGACCTCAAGAACGAGGGCGAGGCCGCCGCCAGCGGCGGGGGTCCAGCCAGCGGGGGCGCGCCCGCCGCTTCATCGGCCGCCAGGGACAGCTGCGCGGCCGGAGCCAAGCACTGGACTATGAACCTGGACCGCTAG